From the Prunus dulcis chromosome 4, ALMONDv2, whole genome shotgun sequence genome, one window contains:
- the LOC117626466 gene encoding phospholipase A1-Igamma3, chloroplastic yields MASLLLSPNKTINATPPLLPQCLSPRHNLNKTKILIFPSKPYTSPKPETTTKCSSSLSSLSLKVQLDHENIEPQTLVFHEDNHRPLHEIWKEIQGLDNWEGLLDPTLNSHLRQEIIRYGEFAQACYDSFDFDPHSKYCGTCKYQGAHFFENLDMADRGYQISRYLYATSNINLPNFFQKSKLGSVWSRHANWMGFVAVATDPDQIKRLGRRDIVIAWRGTVTYLEWIYDLKDILHPAQFRNDPSIKIESGFYDLYTKKEDECRFCSFSAREQLLAEVKRLRELYQGEEISITITGHSLGAALAILSAYDIAEMGLNIVVHDGHHELESTKIPITVYSFSGPRVGNLRFKERCDELGVKVLRVVNVHDKVPRVPGIITNEKFRFQKYIEDTIAFPWSYAHVGVELELDHNQSPFLKPTNDFGCAHNLEAHLHLVDGYHGKGQKFCLVTKRDIALVNKSCDFLRAEYGVPPHWRQDENKGMVRSKDGRWVLPERPIVEAHPPDTAHHLQQVLNMCSTQLEAP; encoded by the coding sequence ATGGCTTCTCTTCTATTATCTCCCAACAAAACCATTAATGCTACTCCACCACTTCTCCCTCAATGCCTCTCCCCAAGACATAACctcaacaaaaccaaaattctCATCTTTCCAAGTAAACCCTATACTTCACCAAAGCCAGAAACAACCACCAAATGCTCATCATCACTCTCAAGCCTAAGCCTAAAAGTACAATTAGATCACGAAAATATTGAACCACAAACCCTTGTCTTCCATGAAGACAACCATAGGCCACTCCATGAAATCTGGAAGGAAATTCAAGGCCTTGACAACTGGGAAGGGCTTCTAGATCCAACACTCAACTCCCATCTCCGTCAAGAAATCATCCGCTATGGAGAATTCGCTCAAGCATGTTATGACTCCTTCGACTTCGATCCTCACTCCAAGTACTGCGGCACATGCAAGTACCAAGGCGCTCATTTCTTCGAAAACCTCGACATGGCCGACCGTGGCTACCAAATCAGCCGATACCTCTACGCGACTTCAAACATCAACCTCCCCAATTTCTTCCAAAAATCAAAGCTCGGCAGCGTGTGGAGCCGCCACGCAAACTGGATGGGGTTCGTGGCTGTGGCCACGGACCCCGACCAGATCAAAAGGCTTGGGAGAAGAGACATTGTGATTGCATGGCGAGGAACAGTCACGTATCTTGAATGGATTTACGACCTGAAAGACATCCTCCACCCAGCTCAGTTTCGCAACGACCCGTCCATCAAAATCGAATCCGGGTTCTATGACTTGTACACCAAGAAGGAAGATGAATGTAGGTTTTGCTCATTTTCTGCCCGGGAGCAACTTCTTGCGGAGGTCAAGAGGCTTCGTGAGCTATACCAAGGTGAAGAAATTAGCATTACAATCACAGGGCATAGTCTTGGTGCTGCTTTAGCTATTTTGAGCGCTTATGACATAGCAGAAATGGGACTCAATATTGTAGTACATGACGGTCATCATGAGTTGGAGAGCACAAAAATTCCGATCACGGTGTACTCGTTTTCGGGTCCTCGAGTTGGGAATCTGAGATTCAAGGAAAGATGTGACGAGCTTGGAGTTAAGGTGCTGAGAGTGGTTAATGTGCACGATAAAGTGCCTAGGGTGCCAGGCATCATTACGAATGAGAAGTTTAGGTTTCAAAAGTACATAGAAGACACTATTGCATTTCCTTGGAGTTATGCTCATGTGGGAGTGGAGCTTGAGCTGGACCACAATCAAAGTCCATTTCTAAAGCCCACTAATGATTTTGGGTGCGCACATAATCTTGAGGCCCATTTGCATTTGGTGGATGGGTACCATGGGAAGGGGCAGAAGTTCTGCTTGGTGACCAAGAGGGACATTGCACTTGTGAACAAGAGTTGCGATTTCTTAAGGGCTGAGTATGGGGTGCCGCCGCACTGGCGGCAAGACGAGAATAAGGGGATGGTGAGGAGTAAGGATGGGCGGTGGGTGCTGCCAGAGAGGCCCATAGTTGAGGCCCACCCGCCAGATACAGCCCACCACCTTCAGCAAGTGCTCAATATGTGTAGCACTCAATTGGAAGCACCATGA